TGGTCCAGTGGTAAAGGGAAGAAAATTCCGGCCCCAGGAAATTAGTCTTTGAATTTAGAAAGCTTTTAGGATAACTCCtgattgtaattatatatagaaaaaaaaatcaaagtgaTTTGCTTTCTGGTTTGGTTACAAAACGTCGTACTCTAGTATAGTTTCAGTTTCTAGATTTTCTTGCCTTTTAGAAAACAAGAATTACAGAAATCAAACTGAaagtgattgtttttgtttgtatgcCTTGAGTTAATTTAATATTACTAACGCTTAAAATTTGAGTTTAATTAGCTAATATTCCctctatttcaaaatataagatgtttttgttaaaatacgtattttaataaatagttatttttaaaaagtttaactaatcataaacaagactgcataatataaaatactccatctgtttcataatataggatcttttagaggtttttgcttgtttcataatataagatgttttccaTTTTTGAGGCAACTTTTAGACtacttttacattttcttattatttattttatgcagtcttgtttctTATTGgttcaactttttaaaagtaaacatttctTATTATGCGTGCTTtggctaaaacatcttatattttgaaacggagagagtataaaattaatctaaaaattgcatagaaagttggaaacatcctatattatgaaacaaaaataattctttaaacatcctatattatgaaacggagagagtatttGGTTTGATTAAAGGTATCAAATATCAATTATGGTTtgttagtacttagtagtaTGTGGAATCAGTAAAACTGAAAAACCTTAGTTAACATTCAGCTGGGTCTTGGTTCTTTTGGTAAGACTTGAGTTCGATATGGctaaatcaaaaattattttcatcgATCTCATGATAATTAAGTGATCATACCAGAAAGTGAAGATACTACATCCATCTGGGTAAAACacacattagttttttttttttttttgaaaagaatagACAAGATAGGAGTTGGGAGACAGACACTAAGTATTAACTATAAAGTGAGCTTCTTCTGACATAAGTGGATTTAATTGCATTTTCAGAAACTTCTGCCCCAAAAAGTCCAATAGTCTATGCACAATAACAAATTCAAAAGATTAATTGAAATGTCAACCTCCTCCTAATTATCTTTAtaatcttgttttattttacaaccatgtatatacatattaatatacacatatactgtttttgttgttgtcaaataCACGTACGTATAATTCTTGTATGTAAATATATGGTATCCTTAAATCACTTCAAAAAACAAGTATAAAAAAGAAGCGTCGAAAAGGAAAATTAAGAATAGCAATTGCAAGTAGTTAATCAAACTTAATTAGGTTCCTTATATATTCAACATTGTAATACAAAAGAAGATACATATACACATAGCATATCTTGTTCTTCAGTTACCAAAGTTACCTATTATGAAGTGGATTTGGACCCGTGGGAATTACTCGTTTTGAGTCCAAAGTTACCTATTATGAAGTGGATTTGGACCCGTGGGAATTACTCGTTTTGAGTCCAAAGCCGAAGAGTTAGTGGTTGTTCTCATGGAGTCATACTTTAgaacttgttcttcttcttcttcatatgatcCATTCTTCATCAGTAAACTCTGCATTGAAGCTGATTCTGAGTGATGAATGAAGGCAAGAATAAGGAGAGAAGAAGCCAATATCATGAAACCTTTCATCTTCATTTCCTAGTTTTGgtcgtttttgtttgtttgatgagGATATAATGGGAATGAAGGGAAGCAAAAGTTAGATTGTTATAAATAGCGACGTTTGATAAAAAGGCAAAGAGAATTAGagtgaatatatttatatataagctacggtgcattaaaaaaaaaatgaaacatgtAACTAAATAAAACCATATTTTAGcttatatatgaataattagGTAATTATGTGGAAATCATGCATGTTCCTTTTTTCCTCGGTTCACTATGTAAAAAGGTCTTTTTACTTATGTCTTTGATTTGAAGATTCATACAAGTCACAGCCTCATTAAGTGAGCCTGTGGACACATTTATGGTAACAGTTATAAAGCCGACAAGTTATAATTGAACACAATAAATAGTTTTTCTCTCTAATGAATCAAACCCAAACATTCTGCTTCCATTGATGAGGTCTAAACATTTACGATTCACTACGGACGACGAATTGTCATAGATTTGTGACCACTTACTGGTCTCTCTTTATTTTAGACATAGAGGCGAATTTTTACGAAAAACTGGTAGCTAATATCCTCCCAGGCACAACTATCGAGGACACTCCCCCAACCTCACCTTCCGACGCCGGTGAAGCTgttgctcgccggcgtcggaaTCAAACCGTTTCCTTTCCTACTCAGCTTTTCTCTGGCCCCTTTTGTTGTTTTACTTCaagttttttcttcaatttttcccctttttaaaactttatataacCCTATAAAAATCTCTCCCGATCCAAACCATGACCATCGAATGCTCCCGCCGTGCTACCACTCACCGGAGAGTCTCTCTTCGCAAATCTCGGGAAGCCAGTCGACCCATCCCTCTCTACGGCAATCCATcgagaatctagggttttccccagtggacctagaTCTTGTCGTCGAATTAAACCGAAGGCACCAGTTGTTCCCACCGCTCTGTCACTCACCGGAGATGCttccttctctgtttttctcGGGCAACTGTCACAGTCTCTGTTCATCTTGTCAATCGGTTCAAAATCTAggattttccccagtggacctagaCATTAATGACGACCTCTGCCGCGGCCACCAACTACCCCCGCCGAGCTTTCATTCACCGGAGAACATCCCTGCACCGCAGCCATCTCCGCTAAACTCGGGCGGCCGACAGAACCAACTCCCATGGTGCTTCTCTCTTGGATCCTAGGGTTTTCCCTAGTGGACTTAGGGTCCAAGATAAGCCCATTAGCCCAAAAATGGTATGCACTAATATGCTCTTCTCGAGAAGGGGAAAGTAAAAAGTCGAGACTCTCTGTATCACCCCTCATGTCGTACCAGTGTCAAGCTATGTCTGNNNNNNNNNNNNNNNNNNNNNNNNNNNNNNNNNNNNNNNNNNNNNNNNNNNNNNNNNNNNNNNNNNNNNNNNNNNNNNNNNNNNNNNNNNNNNNNNNNNNNNNNNNNNNNNNNNNNNNNNNNNNNNNNNNNNNNNNNNNNNNNNNNNNNNNNNNNNNNNNNNNNNNNNNNNNNNNNNNNNNNNNNNNNNNNNNNNNNNNNNNNNNNNNNNNNNNNNNNNNNNNNNNNNNNNNNNNNNNNNNNNNNNNNNNNNNNNNNNNNNNNNNNNNNNNNNNNNNNNNNNNNNNNNNNNNNNNNNNNNNNNNNNNNNNNNNNNNNNNNNNNNNNNNNNNNNNNNNNNNNNNNNNNNNNNNNNNNNNNNNNNNNNNNNNNNNNNNNNNNNNNNNNNNNNNNNNNNNNNNNNNNNNNNNNNNNNNNNNNNNNNNNNNNNNNNNNNNNNNNNNNNNNNNNNNNNNNNNNNNNNNNNNNNNNNNNNNNNNNNNNNNNNNNNNNNNNNNNNNNNNNNNNNNNNNNNNNNNNNNNNNNNNNNNNNNNNNNNNNNNNNNNNNNNNNNNNNNNNNNNNNNNNNNNNNNNNNNNNNNNNNNNNNNNNNNNNNNNNNNNNNNNNNNNNNNNNNNNNNNNNNNNNNNNNNNNNNNNNNNNNNNNNNNNNNNNNNNNNNNNNNNNNNNNNNNNNNNNNNNNNNNNNNNNNNNNNNNNNNNNNNNNNNNNNNNNNNNNNNNNNNNNNNNNNNNNNNNNNNNNNNNNNNNNNNNNNNNNNNNNNNNNNNNNNNNNNNNNNNNNNNNNNNNNNNNNNNNNNNNNNNNNNNNNNNNNNNNNNNNNNNNNNNNNNNNNNNNNNNNNNNNNNNNNNNNNNNNNNNNNNNNNNNNNNNNNNNNNNNNNNNNNNNNNNNNNNNNNNNNNNNNNNNNNNNNNNNNNNNNNNNNNNNNNNNNNNNNNNNNNNNNNNNNNNNNNNNNNNNNNNaaaaaaaaaaaaaaaaaaaaagaggcgaatttttacattttcaaaagaaaaattgttactTTTCTCACGACATGCATCATGCAAAGTAATAAGTAGGATTTAAGATTAGTATGTGACTTATTAGGTGAAGAAGAATAGGAGAAAGTGAGAATCCTTTGAAGCAAAGCACATGGAAAGTGTAATTATTTCAGAAGTGAGAATTAAAGCAAGTGAAAAGGTGAAAATGGAACCCATGCTTACTTGCTTCCTCTCCTACTAGCCACTTTCAATTTCTATCAAACGCAttaacttctctttttttccctCATTTTCAACTTCACACCATCCCTATTCTTTCAGTTTATCGACTTTCCAATATAGTATTTGTGAAACTTAGCAGTCATATATACCACATGTTTATTTTTAGGGTATCAtcgaaacaataaaatttagcagtcaataaataaacaaaatatatatactgtaactgtatatatatatctatatgtatCACTTGTTTATCGAACAAACTTAAACAAACCACATGAGAGTTTAAATGCAGACATGTTGAAAGAAAACTTCAAACTATCTTGTCCATGTATATTAATATAGTAACTATCTAGAATATTTGTATAACCCTAACTTTTGAATTTGTACGATACAAAAGCGTAAGTAAACCAGATTATCTGTATTAAGTCTCTGACAGAACGATCATTTCGTTTGATGTAGAGAAAATTGCAAAAAATCAAGTAGACTAATAACATCataatctttattaaaaaaaacacattcagATATGGAACGGTTTCTTGTTTTATCAATAGTATATATTATCTGCATTTTATTCGTCTACAGTAAAGTGGACTTTTATTTAATGCTATCGTCTTAACAACAAATTTCAAATACTTCTTGGTGGGATCCCGGCTCATCCTCGGAATCCGAAAATCAAACTGAGACAGAACGtcgatattatatatttaaaaaattggcACATTGGTTAAAAGCGTTAGACGGTGGATtatgaaatctatatatgtaactAGCTTTCTAAATAAAAGgttatttgttttacaattttaaaacacATGTTGAATGAAAGtttaatttggataattttaaATCAATGGTTGCTCTAGATTCGAAAGTCGTTATTGGTGAAACCTAGGTTTAGATATCTTGTCCATTACAAcatgtaaattaattaattacggCAAAGGGCTTTATTCTCATAAATAAGATATTTCAAatatttgcttgttaggttatCCCCAACGGGGGATTTAGAGAGGAGTttatttgcttgttaggttatCCCCAACGGGGGGATTTAGAGAGGAGTTTTAgtggaaaagtaaaaaaaattaaattaaaaaggaagaaaaagaagaagagctcctCTTAATTAGTATACTCAATTTTAGATAAGAGGCGGTAACGTGTCAGCGTAAGGTTGGGTGAAAAGTTTTATTaagagcaattttttttttggcccgATTGTGTTGTGTTCTttcgctttctctctctctcgctctctgtcgCGAATctctcaattattttttttggcccGATTGAACTTGGACGAGATTGTATCTGAGGAGATTGAATTCGGAGTCGAATCGATCAAAGGAGATTGAATCGACTGAAATCGGAGGAGCTTGAACCTATTGATGCTAGAGCCATCACAGAGGCTGTTTCTTGTGGCGATGATGTGTTTGGGAGCAAATCCCAGAAGTTTCTTAGGCAATTTAGAGAGAAACTGAGTGAGAGCTTGGTGATTGAAGTGTTGCTTTTGATACAAAGACCTTCTGATGTTATCAGCTTCTTCGTTTGGGCAGGTAGGCAGATTGGTTATAAGCATACTCCTCCTGTGTATACCGCTTTGGTTGACCTGATTGTACGTGATGATGACGAAAATATTCCGGAAGAACTCTTGCAACAGATTAGAGATGATGATAAGGAAGCGTTTGGGGAAGCTCTATCATTGATGGAAGTGGAGAAAGCTTGCCAGATTTTTAAAAGGATGTGTGGCAGCAAAGATGTTCCAGATGTAGATATGTACTTCAAGCAGTATGATGATGATAGCGAGAGGCCGAATGTAGTTACATATGGAGCTTTACTGGATGGNTTGGACGAGATTGTATCTGAGGAGATTGAATTCGGAGTCGAATCGATCAAAGGAGATTGAATCGACTGAAATCGGAGGAGCTTGAACCTATTGATGCTAGAGCCATCACAGAGGCTGTTTCTTGTGGCGATGATGTGTTTGGGAGCAAATCCCAGAAGTTTCTTAGGCAATTTAGAGAGAAACTGAGTGAGAGCTTGGTGATTGAAGTGTTGCTTTTGATACAAAGACCTTCTGATGTTATCAGCTTCTTCGTTTGGGCAGGTAGGCAGATTGGTTATAAGCATACTCCTCCTGTGTATACCGCTTTGGTTGACCTGATTGTACGTGATGATGACGAAAATATTCCGGAAGAACTCTTGCAACAGATTAGAGATGATGATAAGGAAGCGTTTGGGGAAGCTCTATCATTGATGGAAGTGGAGAAAGCTTGCCAGATTTTTAAAAGGATGTGTGGCAGCAAAGATGTTCCAGATGTAGATATGTACTTCAAGCAGTATGATGATGATAGCGAGAGGCCGAATGTAGTTACATATGGAGCTTTACTGGATGGTCTAATGTGATGCTTCGTCAATCTACCAGTCCTAGTGGAATTGTTAAGTTTGAGGTATAACTAAGGGAGCTGAGAATTTAATCTTGTATTGgatgtgtttgttgttgcagGGCCGATATGAAATCATTTCTCTGTCAGGTTCTTTCTTGAATTCTGAGAATAATGGTACTGTGACCAAAAGTGGTAACTTGAGTGTGTCCCTGGCTGGACAAGATGGCTGAATTGTGTTTGCAGTTCAATTGATTTTTGCTATCTGTTGTGTTTGCAGGATATGGGATTTATCCTTAgagaaggatgaagaagaagaggcagagTTCAAAGCACAGACCAAGGAGCAAGTGAACACACCTCAAGACTTGCCTCCTCAGCTTCTCTTCGTTCACCAAGTAACATTTTTACTTTAGCATCATTGCCTCGGTTTTGTTTGATCCTTGTGTTTTTCGGTAACAAGTAGGGTTTAGGGTTCTTGCTATATGATTGAGATCCTGCGGTTTTTTGATATATGTGATTGatgatttgtgttgttgtgttgtctTAATCCGACAGGTGAGGCGCTTGCTGTGTCTCTTGATGCTTGGTGATGCAGAATGATTGATGCTGCCAGTTCTCGCTCTTTATgtatgtaacaacccgtcccgtgggaaggttgttaaagggtggggaccagggttcgaggaacgcctggtacaccaataacctactgtggatttggatgaatagttccatttgcccagtgaggggttaggatcgatgccctgcagggccagcttggggtccgtttgggcggctagcagtgaggctagcgggctagcagtgaggctagtggggtccacgggacgggttgtcataatGTATAACCATGGAGACAAGACTCTCTCTCGGATCCCAGTCTCTGCATCAAATCTCAATCAGGATTTCTCAGCGTTACTTCAAGAATCTCAGTTGAAGAAACAGTTAATGAAACAGGAGCTCTGTGATTATGATCAGAACATATGCATGAGTGACATCACCAACAACAGTTTCCAACATCCTTGCGTCacaaaaacagaacattacTCGGGGGTACAAGAATCCTTTGGGATGAATGAGTTGATGCAGAAGGAGTTTTATGGGTATGATCAGAACATGTGTAGTATGGGTAACATCAATAGCAGCAGCTTTCAACATCCTTGCGTCTCAAACACAGAAGCAGTACAAGAATCTGTGAATAACTATGGGCTGGATCAGTTGATGCAGATGCAGTTTTATGGTTGTGATCAGAACATGTCTAGTATGGGTAACTCCGGGTTGATGCAGCATGAAGTTTATGGTTATGATCAGAACTTGTGTACGAGTGATATTACCGACAGAAACGTTCCAGATCCTAGTCTCTCAAACACAGTCTGAGATTTATCTGAAATCAATCAAACTGTCCAATTATGAAGCTGTCTATGCATTGCATTGGTGTCTATTTGGTAGTACGAGGacaattaatatgtatattgcatcaacatataattttctttatttgtacCTTCTTTATGAATAAGAACATTGTGTTTAGTAAGTGTTGTTCTTGgtctatattttatgaaatgcaataattttataaattttatgaaatgtaataattttataaacatatatctcaaatgcaataatttcatattctaattgatttttttttttcaaaaaaaaaaattaattaagaaactcaaaataaGAACCCACCATTGGGGGAAAGCTTTTAATTAACAAACCCAAAGTTCTTAATCATctcaaactacaaaaatatatgaataaataatttaagagcCCCTAAAATATATCCCCCCATTGGGCTTGCCcttaaccttttaccaaaaaaaaaaaatatatatatatttgcttgtaattttatttcatcaaacatatcatacatatataattttgaaaacaagcAATTTCTGAAGTTTAGAAGtaagacaaaaaacaaaaagatgattTCTGAAGAACTGGCAAACTAGTGTGGATGAAGGCGTAAGCAAGAAGATAAAAGACAAGAGTTAATTTTAACGAAGCAAATTCTACGTAGACGACTTAGACTAAGGGGCTATACTATTACTACAAAAAGCTGACAAATACAGTTAGGCATGAGTAAACATTAACTACTAATAGATTTTGTGCAAACATTAAATGATGTGTTTGCATTTTGCATGTGTATGTATATACTGATTAGAGCATTTCGTAGCATGTGCCAAAGGTGCAATTTTACCAGTGTTAAAGTTCTTTTCTAGTACTAAGTTGTGGTTCTATAATGCGCATAATCCAATTCCTAGACCACTAGTttgctaatatatataaaaaaaatgctaTAACTGCAAAAGTAATATGAACCCTAGGGTTGTGTTGTTTTATTGCTAAAAGATTGTTGGTGGCTCaatttgtattgttttcttCATGTGTTATGAAGCCTGAGTTTTCAGAATTTGAGCTAATCTTTCATCCGTAGAGGAAGATTCCTTTGACGTATGGTCGCGTCGCGTGTGTTGGCTGCCTTGATTTGTCTGTATGACCGTATCCAAGGGTCTCCAGAAATGTAGATTGCTTATAGTTCCTGGTTATTTGGCCACGTTTTAAATTTAAGTTGGTTTTTGATCTTTCTTGTGTTCGGGTTTTGGTTCTGATCCTCAAGTATTAGTTCTCTTTGTTTCTGTATCTTTGTATGCATCTCCAATTCTCCTTTACGGTTTAGTCTCCAAAGAACTCTGCGTCTCTGCCG
The Camelina sativa cultivar DH55 chromosome 15, Cs, whole genome shotgun sequence DNA segment above includes these coding regions:
- the LOC109129110 gene encoding agamous-like MADS-box protein AGL75 — protein: MYNHGDKTLSRIPVSASNLNQDFSALLQESQLKKQLMKQELCDYDQNICMSDITNNSFQHPCVTKTEHYSGVQESFGMNELMQKEFYGYDQNMCSMGNINSSSFQHPCVSNTEAVQESVNNYGLDQLMQMQFYGCDQNMSSMGNSGLMQHEVYGYDQNLCTSDITDRNVPDPSLSNTV
- the LOC109129277 gene encoding CLAVATA3/ESR (CLE)-related protein 19-like, with the protein product MKMKGFMILASSLLILAFIHHSESASMQSLLMKNGSYEEEEEQVLKYDSMRTTTNSSALDSKRVIPTGPNPLHNR